In Chelmon rostratus isolate fCheRos1 chromosome 20, fCheRos1.pri, whole genome shotgun sequence, a single window of DNA contains:
- the LOC121624066 gene encoding mannose-specific lectin-like, with the protein MSRNFLSKNDELRKGDFLLSNNGQWKAVFQEDGNFVIYGWKPVWTSDTAGSDAARLCMQADCNLVMYNKSDEPRWHTNSAKSNCNMCRLYLTDDGKLLVDRECDEIWSSSSSKGMK; encoded by the exons ATGAGCAGGAACTTCTTGTCCAAAAATGATGAGCTCCGCAAGGGAGACTTTCTGCTGTCCAACAACGGGCAGTGGAAGGCTGTTTTCCAG GAAGACGGTAACTTTGTCATCTATGGCTGGAAGCCTGTGTGGACTTCAGACACTGCCGGATCAGACGCTGCCCGTTTGTGCATGCAGGCTGACTGCAACCTGGTCATGTACAACAAATCTGATGAACCCAGGTGGCATACTAACTCCGCCAAATCCAACTGCAACATGTGCCGCCTTTACCTGACCGATGACGGCAAACTGTTGGTGGACAGGGAGTGTGATGAGATTTGGAGCTCTTCTAGCTCCAAAGGCATGAAGTAA